The Streptomyces nitrosporeus genome includes a window with the following:
- a CDS encoding Gfo/Idh/MocA family protein codes for MFVTPSHGSGRGPVRVAVVGTGAIARVSHLPALTALAAEQPLEIVAAVDVSADAAESFRADAGIAHAYTDLDRMLAEQRPDLVTLCTPPRFHRDQTVAALRAGAWVWCEKPPCPSLEDFDAIEAAEGADGGPYASIVFQHRFGSGSRHVRELLARGALGRPLVVHCQTTWYRDQAYYSVPWRGSWADEGGGTTMGHGIHQMDLLLDLLGPWAEIRAMAGRLVHDIETEDVSTALVRFGNGALATVVSSALCPDEVSRIRIDCARATVELTHLYGHRNADWRITPAPGVSAGEAAAWQDFGADEPSSHEVQLRGLLADLRAGRRPRSSGDDGRKSLELVTALYKAAFTGATVQAGEIVPGDPFYSALHGGVPGWAPGGAAKAAP; via the coding sequence GTGTTTGTCACGCCCAGCCATGGTTCCGGCCGCGGGCCGGTACGGGTCGCGGTGGTCGGCACCGGCGCGATCGCGCGCGTCAGCCATCTGCCCGCGCTGACGGCACTCGCGGCCGAGCAGCCGCTGGAGATCGTCGCCGCGGTCGATGTGTCGGCGGACGCCGCCGAGTCCTTCCGCGCGGACGCGGGTATCGCCCACGCGTACACGGACCTCGACCGGATGCTCGCCGAACAGCGGCCCGACCTGGTGACGCTGTGCACCCCGCCGCGCTTCCACCGTGACCAGACGGTGGCGGCGCTGCGGGCCGGGGCCTGGGTGTGGTGCGAGAAACCGCCGTGCCCGTCGCTGGAGGACTTCGACGCGATCGAGGCGGCGGAGGGCGCGGACGGCGGGCCGTACGCGTCGATCGTCTTCCAGCACCGCTTCGGCTCGGGATCCCGGCATGTGCGGGAGCTGCTGGCCCGGGGCGCGCTGGGGCGGCCGCTGGTGGTGCACTGCCAGACCACCTGGTACCGGGACCAGGCGTACTACTCCGTTCCCTGGCGGGGTTCCTGGGCCGACGAGGGCGGCGGCACGACGATGGGGCACGGCATCCACCAGATGGACCTGCTGCTCGACCTGCTCGGGCCGTGGGCCGAGATCCGCGCGATGGCGGGGCGGCTGGTGCACGACATCGAGACGGAGGACGTCTCCACGGCCCTGGTCCGTTTCGGGAACGGCGCGTTGGCCACGGTCGTCAGCAGCGCGCTGTGCCCGGACGAGGTCAGCCGGATCCGGATCGACTGCGCGCGTGCGACGGTCGAGCTCACCCATCTGTACGGGCACCGCAACGCGGACTGGCGGATCACGCCCGCACCGGGGGTGTCCGCCGGGGAGGCGGCGGCCTGGCAGGACTTCGGCGCCGACGAGCCCAGTTCGCACGAGGTCCAGCTGCGCGGGCTGCTGGCCGATCTGCGGGCCGGGCGCAGACCGCGCAGCAGTGGGGACGACGGGCGCAAGAGCCTCGAACTGGTCACCGCCCTCTACAAGGCGGCCTTCACCGGTGCCACCGTCCAGGCCGGCGAGATCGTGCCGGGCGATCCCTTCTACAGCGCCCTGCACGGCGGTGTCCCGGGCTGGGCGCCCGGCGGAGCGGCGAAGGCCGCCCCGTGA
- a CDS encoding acetylxylan esterase, which translates to MALFDLPLDELRTYRSRSAEPEDFDAFWSATLDEARTHALDARFEPLTDTGLKTVEVYDVTFAGFGGHPVKGWFLVPAGATGPLPVAVEFIGYGGGRGLPHSHLLWASAGIAHFVMDSRGQGSGWAPGHTADPVGSAPSLPGFMTRGIEDPSTYYYRRLITDGVRAVEAARSHRLADPSRTAVVGASQGGGLALAVGGLVPDLAAVAPDVPFLCDFPRATRMTDRMPYREIGDYLKTHRGRTEQADRTLAYFDGVHFAARGRAPALFSVALEDQTCPPSTVFAAFNAYAHPEKEIEVYDFNDHEGGGAFQQAVQLARLPRLLKA; encoded by the coding sequence ATGGCCCTGTTCGACCTCCCCCTCGACGAACTGCGCACCTACCGCAGCCGTTCGGCCGAGCCCGAGGACTTCGACGCGTTCTGGTCGGCGACGCTCGACGAGGCCCGGACCCACGCTCTGGACGCCCGCTTCGAGCCGCTGACGGACACCGGCCTGAAGACGGTCGAGGTGTACGACGTGACGTTCGCGGGTTTCGGCGGGCACCCGGTGAAGGGCTGGTTCCTCGTACCGGCGGGCGCCACCGGGCCCCTGCCGGTCGCCGTGGAGTTCATCGGCTACGGCGGGGGGCGCGGCCTGCCGCACTCGCACCTGCTCTGGGCCTCGGCCGGTATCGCGCACTTCGTGATGGACAGCCGGGGCCAGGGCAGCGGCTGGGCTCCCGGCCACACCGCGGACCCCGTTGGGAGCGCTCCCTCGCTGCCCGGCTTCATGACCCGGGGCATAGAGGACCCGTCCACGTACTACTACCGCCGGCTGATCACGGACGGCGTGCGCGCCGTGGAGGCGGCCCGTTCGCACCGGCTGGCCGATCCGTCCCGTACCGCCGTGGTCGGCGCGAGCCAGGGGGGCGGGCTGGCCCTCGCGGTCGGCGGGCTGGTCCCTGACCTGGCGGCGGTCGCACCGGACGTCCCCTTCCTCTGCGACTTCCCCCGGGCCACCCGTATGACGGACCGGATGCCCTACCGCGAGATCGGGGACTACCTCAAGACCCACCGGGGCCGTACCGAGCAGGCCGACCGGACGCTGGCGTACTTCGACGGGGTGCACTTCGCGGCCCGGGGCCGGGCTCCCGCCCTGTTCTCGGTGGCCCTGGAGGACCAGACCTGCCCGCCGTCCACGGTGTTCGCCGCGTTCAACGCGTACGCGCACCCGGAGAAGGAGATCGAGGTGTACGACTTCAACGACCACGAGGGCGGTGGCGCGTTCCAGCAGGCCGTACAGCTCGCACGGCTGCCCCGGCTGCTGAAGGCCTGA
- a CDS encoding DUF4132 domain-containing protein has product MGWVAAGDYEIALDDGKVVCRNAAGRRLKSVPARLADDPAVVGLRQLAEWLERHERQCLADVERWMTRSLPVPSAVVARVWPDPAWQAALRDLVVTGPGGRVAGFLRDADPERGLGLVDLDGDTVRITPETVHIPHPVLLEDLAELREFAVELGVEQRAQQLFREVWHRPAAVDARSTQVEDYAGGSFKELRFLHGRAAQLGYRVRGGHAVCSVLEDGRTAEARVWIGDYESYEETETGPLAWAGPSGGTLRLDQVGPVAWSEGMRMAASLYAGRDIEDEEQAA; this is encoded by the coding sequence ATGGGGTGGGTGGCGGCGGGCGATTACGAGATCGCCCTCGACGACGGCAAGGTGGTGTGCCGCAACGCGGCCGGGCGGAGGCTGAAGTCCGTTCCGGCCAGGCTCGCGGACGATCCGGCGGTCGTGGGGCTGCGGCAGCTCGCCGAGTGGCTCGAACGGCACGAGCGGCAGTGCCTGGCGGACGTCGAGCGGTGGATGACACGCTCGCTGCCCGTGCCGTCTGCCGTGGTGGCCCGTGTCTGGCCGGATCCCGCCTGGCAGGCGGCGCTGCGCGACCTCGTCGTCACGGGCCCCGGCGGAAGGGTCGCGGGTTTCCTCAGGGACGCGGACCCCGAGCGCGGTCTCGGCCTGGTCGACCTGGACGGGGACACGGTGCGCATCACGCCCGAGACCGTGCACATCCCCCACCCGGTCCTCCTGGAGGACCTGGCCGAACTGCGGGAGTTCGCCGTCGAACTCGGCGTCGAGCAGCGCGCCCAGCAGCTCTTCCGCGAGGTGTGGCACCGTCCGGCGGCCGTGGACGCCCGCAGCACCCAGGTCGAGGACTACGCGGGCGGTTCGTTCAAGGAGCTCCGCTTCCTGCACGGCAGGGCGGCCCAGCTGGGATACCGGGTGCGCGGCGGACACGCCGTGTGCTCCGTCCTGGAGGACGGCCGCACGGCCGAGGCCCGCGTGTGGATCGGTGACTACGAGAGCTACGAGGAGACCGAGACCGGTCCACTGGCCTGGGCCGGCCCCTCCGGCGGCACGCTGAGGCTGGATCAGGTGGGCCCCGTGGCCTGGTCCGAGGGCATGCGGATGGCGGCGTCCCTGTACGCCGGGCGGGACATCGAGGACGAGGAGCAGGCGGCATGA
- a CDS encoding ATP-binding protein: protein MTTALAAGATRQIVPPEDLYATELAFLATYDTGPRPPSWRLTPRAVVTFVMGSGGQALKLPDEAGAPAGVPRRLVVAGKFVGDRALVERCVVTLAGERGLLLVGEPGTAKSMLSELLSAAVCGTSGLVVQGTAGTTEDQLKYGWNYALLLAQGPSPRALVPSPVLTAMNRGAIARVEEVTRCLPEVQDSLVSLLSERRIAVPELAGTDGALAHAVPGFGLIATANLRDKGVSEMSAALKRRFNFETVGPIPDLDAETALVRSQARASVERAGAAFRVDDAVLEALVTAFRDLREGRSAEGWEVERPSTVMSTAEAVAVAGALGLASAYFPGDRDVLGLLPGHLLGVVRKDDPADAARLRGYWDGPVRRRAEQGAATWRTLWDLRTVLED from the coding sequence ATGACCACCGCCCTCGCTGCCGGGGCGACCCGGCAGATCGTGCCGCCCGAGGACCTGTACGCGACGGAACTGGCCTTCCTCGCCACGTACGACACCGGGCCGCGCCCGCCCTCCTGGCGGCTCACGCCGCGGGCCGTCGTCACCTTCGTCATGGGCAGTGGCGGGCAGGCCCTGAAGCTGCCCGACGAGGCCGGGGCTCCCGCGGGAGTACCGCGCCGGCTCGTGGTGGCGGGCAAGTTCGTCGGTGACCGCGCCCTGGTCGAACGGTGTGTCGTCACGCTCGCCGGTGAGCGCGGCCTGCTGCTCGTCGGTGAGCCCGGTACCGCCAAGTCGATGCTGTCCGAGCTGTTGTCCGCCGCCGTGTGCGGGACCAGCGGGCTGGTGGTGCAGGGCACGGCCGGCACGACCGAGGACCAGCTGAAGTACGGCTGGAACTACGCCCTGCTGCTGGCGCAGGGGCCCAGTCCGCGGGCGCTGGTGCCCTCCCCGGTGCTCACGGCGATGAACCGGGGGGCCATAGCCCGGGTCGAGGAGGTCACCCGCTGCCTGCCGGAGGTGCAGGACTCGCTCGTCTCGTTGCTGTCGGAGCGCCGTATCGCGGTCCCCGAACTGGCGGGTACGGACGGCGCCCTGGCGCACGCCGTGCCGGGGTTCGGTCTCATCGCCACCGCCAACCTGCGTGACAAGGGCGTGTCCGAGATGTCCGCCGCGCTCAAGCGCCGTTTCAACTTCGAGACCGTGGGGCCCATCCCGGACCTCGACGCGGAGACCGCGCTGGTGCGTTCCCAGGCCAGAGCCTCCGTGGAGCGGGCCGGTGCGGCCTTCCGGGTGGACGACGCCGTCCTGGAGGCGCTGGTCACCGCCTTCCGCGATCTGCGCGAGGGGCGGTCGGCGGAGGGCTGGGAGGTCGAGCGGCCCTCGACGGTGATGAGCACGGCCGAGGCCGTGGCCGTGGCCGGTGCGCTGGGGCTCGCGTCGGCGTACTTCCCCGGTGACCGTGATGTGCTGGGCCTGCTGCCCGGTCATCTGCTGGGTGTGGTCCGCAAGGACGATCCGGCGGACGCCGCCCGGCTGCGCGGCTACTGGGACGGTCCGGTGCGGCGCCGTGCCGAACAGGGTGCCGCGACCTGGCGCACCCTGTGGGACCTGCGCACGGTTCTGGAGGACTGA
- a CDS encoding DUF5682 family protein, translating to MSLAPVSPEAALAALTGPAAPYLIGVRHHAPSLAAVVPALLDGAGPDVLLVELPADLQEWLPWLAHEETRAPVALAAAPDDGRGPAFYPFADFSPELAAVRWAARRGVRVVACDLPLAGRAGEEAEPSEAEPAHGAGGREHTAGPAAALRAGLTGRAGDDLWDRLVEAAAPGSPPEALRRAALLTGWALREDAAASHGIGPLDLRRERWMRSCLAAATAGGERAAMVVGAFHAPALVPAAQAGPPAGGRRPEGPSAGLAGEASPDPRAPGDGPVWTASLIPYTYALLDERSGYPAGIRDPEWQHLVLEAAGDPAALEEALTRAAVGICAGLRALGHPSGPADAREITRFAGDLARLRGLPAAGRGELVEAVQTVLAQGEPYGRGRAVALAMEKVLVGSRTGRPAPEAPRSGLAPAVEAEAAALGLPGPAGSGSGPARDLRLDPLRSELDRRRELLLRRLSVCGVPYAEAKEVVGAGGADALTSRWEVRWTPATAAMLTAAGVRGITPAQAAEGVLRGRRRAERAEGGPTAAQALDGLERAAGCGLPVLTAERLDDVAEVLPGSGTLPELLAALSLLDRLRAGHVPGLDTDEDRTRRADVVAGSLTAAAVRQVDGLAGAEDPADAHALLELAHRADPLGGIRLTESLARLAADGSPLMRGAAGAVRVLLGHAEPAELGLRAAAWLDTAYGPESRAALTARLTGLLSAAGPLLESAAPALEPLLDRVSELSDRDFLDRLPALRGGFDTLSPAARDRLLDVVEERLGEGLVADTGPVDPAALAAWTAADLTAREVLEALDLLPPHARGTDHGSPVGDGDVRGRGCAPGGGRRTAPDGEHRIAPADRWRLVLGRRTGGLPGRAGRLATALDELYGSGRGEGSRGGLSVTGRGGGGREAPYPGVREWSEELAALFGPGIREEVLAAAASAGRRDVFAELDPDRVRPSVDLLRSVLRHAGGLPEARLAALRPLVRRLVDALTRQLTTQLRPALHGSVLPRPGRRPGGGLDLPRTLRANLATARRGPDGTVLVIPDRPVFRTRARRAADWRLVLVTDVSGSMEPSTIWAALTASVLAGVPALSTHFLAFSTEVMDLTGHVDDPLSLLLEVSVGGGTHIAAGLRHARELVTVPSRTLVVVISDFEEGYPVGGLLAEVRALAGAGCHVLGCASLDDSGRPRYSTGVAAQLVAAGMPVAALSPLELARWVGEKIS from the coding sequence GTGTCCCTCGCCCCCGTCTCCCCCGAGGCGGCCCTCGCCGCCCTGACCGGCCCGGCGGCGCCGTACCTCATCGGTGTGCGGCACCACGCGCCGTCCCTGGCCGCGGTGGTGCCCGCGCTCCTCGACGGGGCCGGGCCCGACGTGCTGCTCGTCGAGCTCCCGGCCGATCTGCAGGAGTGGCTGCCCTGGCTCGCGCACGAGGAGACGCGCGCGCCGGTCGCCCTGGCCGCGGCTCCCGACGACGGCCGGGGTCCCGCCTTCTATCCCTTCGCCGACTTCTCACCCGAGCTGGCCGCGGTCCGCTGGGCCGCCCGGCGGGGTGTGCGGGTGGTCGCCTGCGACCTCCCGCTGGCCGGCCGGGCCGGTGAGGAGGCGGAGCCGTCGGAAGCGGAACCGGCACACGGAGCCGGCGGCCGGGAGCACACCGCAGGGCCGGCCGCCGCCCTGCGCGCGGGTCTCACCGGCCGGGCCGGTGACGATCTGTGGGACCGGCTGGTGGAGGCCGCCGCACCGGGGTCGCCGCCGGAGGCGCTGCGCAGGGCCGCCCTGCTCACGGGGTGGGCGCTGCGGGAGGACGCGGCCGCGTCCCACGGGATCGGTCCGCTGGACCTCCGGCGTGAGCGGTGGATGCGGTCCTGTCTGGCCGCCGCCACCGCGGGCGGTGAGCGGGCCGCGATGGTGGTGGGCGCCTTCCACGCGCCGGCGCTGGTGCCCGCGGCCCAGGCGGGACCGCCCGCCGGCGGGCGCCGCCCCGAGGGGCCCTCTGCCGGCCTGGCCGGGGAGGCTTCGCCGGATCCGCGGGCGCCGGGGGACGGCCCGGTCTGGACGGCGTCCCTCATCCCCTACACCTACGCGCTCCTCGACGAGCGTTCCGGGTATCCGGCGGGCATCCGCGATCCCGAGTGGCAGCATCTGGTCCTGGAGGCGGCGGGTGACCCGGCCGCGCTGGAGGAGGCGCTGACGCGCGCGGCCGTGGGGATCTGCGCCGGACTGCGGGCACTGGGCCATCCGTCGGGCCCCGCCGACGCCCGGGAGATCACCCGGTTCGCGGGGGACCTGGCCCGGTTGCGCGGGCTGCCCGCCGCGGGCCGGGGTGAGCTGGTCGAGGCGGTCCAGACGGTCCTGGCCCAGGGCGAGCCGTACGGCCGGGGGCGGGCCGTCGCCCTGGCGATGGAGAAGGTCCTGGTCGGCTCGCGGACCGGGCGGCCCGCGCCGGAAGCACCGCGCAGCGGTCTCGCCCCCGCGGTGGAGGCGGAAGCCGCCGCTCTGGGGCTCCCCGGACCGGCCGGTTCCGGGTCCGGCCCGGCCCGGGACCTGCGGCTCGATCCGCTCCGGTCCGAGCTGGACCGGCGCCGCGAGCTGCTGCTGCGCCGGCTCTCGGTGTGCGGGGTGCCCTACGCCGAAGCGAAGGAGGTCGTCGGCGCGGGCGGGGCGGACGCTCTCACCTCACGCTGGGAGGTGCGCTGGACGCCGGCCACGGCGGCCATGCTGACCGCGGCCGGTGTCCGGGGCATCACCCCCGCACAGGCCGCCGAAGGCGTGCTGCGCGGACGGCGCCGCGCCGAGCGTGCGGAGGGCGGGCCCACCGCCGCGCAGGCCCTGGACGGTCTGGAACGGGCCGCCGGGTGCGGCCTGCCCGTCCTCACCGCCGAGCGGCTGGACGACGTCGCCGAGGTGCTGCCGGGTTCGGGCACCCTGCCCGAGCTCCTGGCCGCGCTGAGCCTGCTGGACCGGCTGCGGGCGGGCCACGTCCCGGGGCTGGACACCGACGAGGACCGGACCCGCCGGGCGGACGTGGTGGCCGGGTCGCTGACGGCGGCGGCGGTGCGCCAGGTGGACGGCCTGGCCGGCGCCGAGGACCCCGCCGACGCCCACGCCCTGCTCGAACTCGCGCACCGTGCGGACCCGTTGGGCGGGATACGGCTCACCGAGTCCCTCGCCCGGCTCGCGGCCGACGGCTCCCCGCTGATGCGCGGCGCCGCGGGTGCCGTACGGGTCCTGCTGGGCCACGCGGAACCGGCCGAGCTGGGACTCCGGGCGGCGGCCTGGCTGGACACGGCGTACGGCCCGGAGTCCCGGGCGGCCCTCACCGCCCGGCTGACCGGGCTCCTGAGCGCGGCGGGACCCCTGCTGGAGTCGGCGGCGCCCGCGCTGGAGCCGTTGCTCGACCGGGTGTCCGAACTGTCCGACCGGGACTTCCTCGACCGGCTCCCCGCCCTCCGCGGCGGCTTCGACACACTCAGCCCCGCTGCCCGCGACCGTCTTCTGGACGTCGTCGAGGAGCGTCTGGGGGAGGGTCTCGTGGCGGACACCGGTCCGGTCGACCCGGCGGCCCTGGCCGCCTGGACCGCGGCGGACCTGACGGCCCGCGAGGTGCTGGAGGCCCTGGATCTGCTCCCGCCGCACGCGCGGGGGACGGACCACGGCTCCCCCGTCGGCGACGGGGACGTCCGCGGTCGGGGGTGTGCCCCCGGCGGGGGACGCCGTACCGCCCCGGACGGGGAGCACCGGATAGCGCCGGCCGACCGCTGGCGCCTCGTCCTGGGCCGCCGGACCGGCGGCCTGCCGGGCCGGGCCGGGCGGCTGGCCACCGCGCTGGACGAGCTCTACGGCAGCGGGCGCGGTGAGGGGAGCCGGGGCGGTCTGTCCGTCACGGGCCGGGGCGGCGGCGGCCGCGAGGCGCCCTACCCCGGTGTGCGGGAGTGGTCCGAGGAGCTGGCCGCCCTGTTCGGGCCCGGCATCCGCGAGGAGGTGCTGGCCGCGGCCGCCTCGGCGGGCCGGCGGGACGTGTTCGCCGAGCTCGACCCGGACCGTGTACGGCCGTCGGTCGACCTGCTGCGCTCGGTGCTCCGGCACGCCGGAGGGCTGCCCGAGGCCCGGCTCGCCGCGCTGCGCCCGCTCGTCCGCCGGCTGGTCGACGCGCTGACCCGGCAACTGACCACACAGCTGCGCCCCGCGCTGCACGGGAGCGTGCTGCCGCGACCGGGCAGACGGCCCGGTGGCGGTCTCGACCTGCCCCGGACGCTCCGTGCCAACCTGGCCACGGCACGGCGCGGACCGGACGGCACGGTGCTGGTGATTCCCGACCGCCCGGTCTTCCGCACCCGTGCCCGCCGCGCCGCGGACTGGCGGCTGGTGCTGGTGACCGATGTGTCGGGTTCCATGGAGCCGTCCACGATCTGGGCCGCGCTCACGGCTTCGGTGCTGGCGGGGGTACCCGCCCTCTCCACCCACTTCCTGGCCTTCTCCACCGAGGTCATGGACCTCACCGGCCATGTGGACGATCCGCTGTCCCTGCTGCTGGAGGTGAGCGTGGGCGGCGGGACGCACATCGCGGCGGGGCTGCGGCACGCCCGTGAGCTGGTCACGGTGCCCTCCCGCACCCTCGTCGTGGTCATCAGCGACTTCGAGGAGGGCTATCCGGTCGGCGGTCTGCTCGCCGAGGTCCGCGCCCTGGCCGGCGCGGGGTGCCATGTCCTGGGCTGCGCGAGTCTCGACGACTCGGGCCGCCCCCGGTACTCCACCGGCGTCGCCGCGCAGCTGGTCGCCGCGGGCATGCCGGTGGCCGCTCTCAGCCCGCTCGAACTCGCCCGCTGGGTAGGGGAGAAGATCTCTTGA
- a CDS encoding aldo/keto reductase codes for MSSVPTVTLNNGVTIPQLGFGVFQVPDEETTAAVAAALDAGYRSIDTAAVYGNEAGVGRALAESGIPREELFVTTKLWNADQGYDAALAAFDSSLEKLGLDHVDLYLIHWPTPARDLYPDTWRALEKLVADGRVRAAGVSNFQPAHLRRLIDTGSLVPAVNQIELHPGLQQSGLRSLHEEYGIATEAWSPLAQGALLDDEVLLSLAARHGRTPAQIVLRWHLQLGNIVIPKSVTPARIRQNIDVFGFELTPDDMEAIAGLDRGMRTGPDPDEFN; via the coding sequence ATGTCCTCCGTACCCACCGTCACCCTCAACAACGGCGTCACCATCCCCCAGCTCGGCTTCGGCGTCTTCCAGGTCCCCGACGAGGAGACCACCGCGGCGGTCGCCGCCGCGCTCGACGCGGGCTACCGCTCCATCGACACCGCCGCCGTGTACGGCAACGAGGCCGGGGTCGGCCGGGCTCTGGCGGAGTCCGGGATCCCCCGCGAGGAGCTGTTCGTCACCACCAAGCTGTGGAACGCCGACCAGGGCTACGACGCGGCTCTGGCCGCCTTCGACTCCAGCCTGGAGAAGCTCGGTCTCGACCATGTGGACCTCTACCTGATCCACTGGCCCACCCCGGCCCGTGACCTGTACCCCGACACCTGGCGCGCCCTGGAGAAGCTGGTGGCCGACGGCCGGGTCCGGGCCGCCGGCGTCTCCAACTTCCAGCCGGCCCATCTGCGCCGGCTGATCGACACCGGCTCGCTCGTCCCCGCCGTCAACCAGATCGAGCTGCACCCCGGTCTGCAGCAGAGCGGACTGCGCTCCCTGCACGAGGAGTACGGCATCGCCACCGAGGCGTGGAGCCCGCTCGCCCAGGGCGCCCTGCTCGACGACGAGGTACTGCTCTCACTCGCCGCGCGTCACGGGAGGACACCGGCCCAGATCGTCCTGCGCTGGCACCTCCAGCTCGGCAACATCGTCATCCCCAAGTCGGTCACGCCCGCCCGGATCCGGCAGAACATCGACGTCTTCGGTTTCGAGCTCACGCCCGACGACATGGAAGCGATCGCCGGTCTGGACCGCGGTATGCGCACCGGCCCGGACCCCGACGAGTTCAACTGA
- a CDS encoding ATP-binding cassette domain-containing protein, whose protein sequence is MIRFEQVGKVYPDGTRAVDGLSFEVERGELVTLVGPSGCGKTTTMMMVNRLIEPTSGRILVDGEDVSGIDPVQLRRRIGYVIQQAGLFPHRTVLDNTATVPLLVGWKRARARERAAELLDLVGLDPKTYGPRYPAQLSGGQRQRVGVARALAADPPVLLMDEPFGAVDPVVREHLQNQFLALQARVGKTVLLVTHDIEEAVRMGDRMAVFGQGRIEQYDTPGAVLGAPATPYVARFVGADRGLKRLSVTAVEPDDLEEPPTARLDEPAHTVAARLDGLGARWAVVLDGDGELHGWVSADALRDAGEGGTVSGPARRMDAWVPVGAPLKQAFGEMLQHDAGWVAVLDGARFLGVLTPAKLHEALRRSVDADARGVGRDDVRFDSVADV, encoded by the coding sequence ATGATCCGGTTCGAGCAGGTCGGCAAGGTCTATCCCGACGGGACCCGCGCGGTCGACGGCCTGAGCTTCGAGGTGGAGCGGGGTGAACTGGTCACCCTGGTCGGCCCTTCGGGCTGCGGGAAGACCACCACGATGATGATGGTGAACCGGCTGATCGAACCGACGTCGGGCCGGATCCTGGTGGACGGCGAGGACGTCTCCGGCATCGATCCCGTACAGCTGCGGAGGCGGATCGGCTACGTCATCCAGCAGGCCGGCCTCTTCCCCCACCGGACCGTACTGGACAACACGGCGACCGTCCCCCTCCTCGTCGGCTGGAAGCGCGCCCGGGCGCGGGAGCGCGCGGCCGAACTGCTCGACCTGGTGGGCCTGGACCCGAAGACGTACGGTCCGCGCTACCCGGCCCAGCTCTCCGGGGGGCAGCGGCAGCGGGTGGGAGTGGCCCGGGCGCTGGCCGCCGATCCGCCCGTACTGCTGATGGACGAGCCGTTCGGCGCGGTGGACCCGGTGGTGCGCGAGCACCTGCAGAACCAGTTCCTCGCGTTGCAGGCGAGGGTCGGGAAGACCGTGCTGCTGGTGACGCACGACATCGAGGAAGCGGTGCGGATGGGCGACCGGATGGCCGTGTTCGGGCAGGGGCGGATCGAGCAGTACGACACGCCGGGCGCGGTCCTCGGCGCGCCCGCGACACCGTACGTCGCACGGTTCGTGGGCGCCGACCGCGGGCTGAAGCGGCTCTCGGTCACCGCGGTCGAGCCCGACGACCTGGAGGAGCCGCCGACCGCGCGGCTCGACGAGCCCGCGCACACGGTGGCCGCGCGGCTCGACGGCCTGGGCGCGCGCTGGGCCGTCGTGCTGGACGGGGACGGCGAGCTGCACGGGTGGGTGTCGGCCGACGCCTTGCGGGACGCCGGGGAGGGAGGGACGGTGAGCGGTCCGGCCCGGCGCATGGACGCGTGGGTGCCGGTAGGCGCGCCGCTGAAGCAGGCGTTCGGCGAGATGCTGCAGCACGACGCGGGGTGGGTGGCCGTGCTCGACGGGGCGCGCTTCCTCGGGGTGCTCACCCCGGCGAAGCTCCATGAGGCGCTGAGGCGTTCGGTCGACGCGGACGCGCGGGGGGTCGGCCGTGACGACGTCCGGTTCGACTCGGTCGCGGACGTGTAG
- a CDS encoding PmoA family protein has protein sequence MTAGLGLVHRHGERLTVTVADTGAELLSYVYRAEAAWEAPKPYIHPLRTLAGRVVTDYRPNDHRWHKGLQMTASHLSGQNLWGGNSYVHGEGYLALPGRVGSMAHAGFDEVAAGDGRARFTERLTWHPYGGGLWADETRRIEVHDVDPADGSWALTWSCAVTNRREEPLRFGSPTTQGRPDAGYTGLFWRGPRAFAGGRVLGPDAEGPGMMGRQAPWLAYCGEHDGVDGHATLVFAHSPENDHTGAGGGHPAHWFVRDSPYAAVAPSLAFHEELVLEPGATLTRRYRVLVADGEWDRARVAARLDALAW, from the coding sequence GTGACGGCCGGGCTCGGGCTCGTCCACCGGCACGGAGAGCGCCTGACGGTGACGGTGGCGGACACCGGCGCCGAACTCCTCAGTTACGTCTACCGGGCCGAGGCCGCCTGGGAGGCCCCGAAGCCGTACATACATCCGCTGCGCACCCTGGCGGGCCGGGTGGTGACGGACTACCGGCCCAACGACCACCGCTGGCACAAGGGCCTGCAGATGACCGCGTCGCACCTGTCGGGCCAGAACCTGTGGGGCGGGAACTCCTATGTGCACGGCGAGGGGTACCTCGCGCTGCCCGGACGCGTCGGTTCGATGGCGCACGCGGGTTTCGACGAGGTGGCGGCGGGCGACGGCAGGGCCCGCTTCACCGAGCGGCTGACCTGGCATCCGTACGGCGGCGGGCTGTGGGCGGACGAGACGCGCCGCATCGAGGTGCACGACGTGGACCCGGCGGACGGAAGCTGGGCGCTGACCTGGTCGTGTGCCGTGACGAACCGGCGTGAGGAGCCTCTGCGTTTCGGCAGTCCGACGACGCAGGGACGCCCGGACGCCGGCTACACCGGGCTGTTCTGGCGGGGCCCGCGGGCCTTCGCGGGCGGGCGCGTCCTCGGCCCGGACGCCGAGGGGCCGGGGATGATGGGGCGGCAGGCGCCCTGGCTGGCGTACTGCGGGGAGCACGACGGGGTGGACGGGCACGCGACGCTCGTCTTCGCCCACTCCCCCGAGAACGACCACACCGGCGCGGGCGGCGGGCATCCGGCGCACTGGTTCGTGCGCGACTCCCCGTACGCGGCGGTCGCCCCGTCGCTCGCGTTCCACGAGGAGCTGGTCCTGGAGCCGGGGGCGACCCTGACCCGCCGTTACCGGGTGCTGGTCGCGGACGGGGAGTGGGACCGCGCGCGCGTCGCGGCCCGGCTGGACGCCCTGGCCTGGTGA